Proteins from a genomic interval of Niabella soli DSM 19437:
- a CDS encoding phosphatidylglycerol lysyltransferase domain-containing protein, which translates to MKERILKGLKKFSPKTYWKEILAVFIILLAFVFFKSERKELRSIIPQLQAADHWWVSLGVLVSIVYVLLQALMYVYSFKAMGLRLRLSDAVELFLKRNFLSVFLPAGGISSLAYTTSQLRRRNLNSTQIHQASALYGYVGLLTVFMIGIPVVVYTLWHNHNFGNAWLSLIILGIILTIVFYLAYSFRVKGPLYRWTAGKFPGMVTTIDEIFSGDINRKQLYLTIWASLGIECCGIAHVFISMYALNVAPSFEVAAVGYTISVVLMIVSPFLRGLGAVEFTMIYIFMGYGYTHTQGLEVTLLYRLFEFWLPLLFGLFAFIWRGRQLVARIVPAVAIFVLGIINIISVATPPLAERMKLDRYYMPVEAIHASKLMVLVIGVALLVTSAYLIKGIRAAWIAAIVLTVLSIIGNLVKALDYEESLFAVFILVLLLTNSKQYRIKTNRKWVRIGFTTFFIALISVCIFDFLSFYFIDKRHFGIDFTWQQSIYYSLKSFLLFSDDELVPKTSFGRDFINITKFLGVCSWSLLIYSLLRPRIFSHHQPDPRTELEMAKEILEEHGSSAVDYFKTTPDKQLFFSDLTDAFVAYRVANDFAAVLEEPVCAAEDKAEVIEEFERFCKQKGLKTVYYRVDESSLFYFSDLKKMKIFIGQEAIMEIAKFSLEGKDRKSLRNGLNSLQKKGYRTEVVKAPHTKEFVAALQEVSDEWLDKFEKREMVFSQGMFDSDEMLGQDVVVVKDDNGVVQSFLNIIRDYTPEECTYDLIRKRLEAPGGCMDAMIVKLAEFAKEKKYRYLNLGMIPLNGIEQPDNPAEQLIKYASRRIGSFKHYQTLRDFKEKYATIWENKYMIFENDFDLLQIPGALRKAMRPEGSVK; encoded by the coding sequence ATGAAGGAGCGAATTCTTAAAGGCCTGAAAAAGTTTTCTCCTAAAACCTACTGGAAGGAGATCCTTGCTGTTTTTATCATCCTGCTGGCCTTTGTTTTTTTTAAAAGCGAACGGAAGGAATTAAGATCTATTATTCCCCAGTTACAGGCAGCGGATCATTGGTGGGTAAGTTTGGGAGTGCTGGTCAGTATAGTATATGTTTTACTGCAGGCATTAATGTATGTGTACAGTTTTAAGGCGATGGGATTGCGCCTGCGGCTGAGTGATGCGGTGGAGCTTTTTTTGAAACGTAATTTTTTAAGTGTATTCCTGCCGGCCGGAGGTATCAGTTCATTAGCATACACCACTTCCCAACTGCGGCGCCGGAACCTTAATTCCACTCAAATTCACCAGGCCAGTGCATTATACGGCTATGTGGGATTACTGACGGTGTTTATGATAGGCATACCCGTTGTGGTTTATACGCTCTGGCATAATCACAATTTTGGCAATGCCTGGCTATCGCTTATCATTCTTGGTATTATTCTGACGATTGTTTTTTACCTGGCCTATTCTTTCCGGGTAAAAGGGCCGCTGTACCGGTGGACGGCCGGTAAGTTCCCCGGTATGGTAACTACCATTGACGAGATCTTTTCGGGCGACATTAACAGAAAGCAACTGTATTTAACCATATGGGCTTCACTGGGAATTGAGTGCTGCGGCATTGCACACGTCTTTATAAGTATGTATGCGCTGAACGTTGCACCTTCGTTTGAAGTAGCCGCAGTGGGCTATACGATTTCAGTAGTGTTAATGATTGTTTCTCCGTTCCTGCGGGGATTGGGCGCTGTTGAGTTTACCATGATCTATATTTTTATGGGATATGGTTATACCCATACACAGGGATTGGAAGTAACCTTATTGTACCGCTTATTTGAATTCTGGTTGCCGCTGTTATTCGGATTATTTGCCTTCATATGGAGAGGACGGCAGTTGGTGGCAAGAATTGTTCCGGCGGTGGCCATTTTTGTGCTGGGCATTATAAATATTATTTCAGTGGCCACACCGCCACTGGCCGAGCGCATGAAGCTGGATCGTTATTATATGCCGGTAGAAGCCATTCATGCATCTAAGTTAATGGTATTGGTAATAGGGGTGGCGCTACTGGTAACCTCGGCCTACCTCATTAAAGGGATACGGGCCGCATGGATCGCGGCCATAGTCCTCACGGTGCTTTCCATTATTGGGAACCTGGTAAAGGCCCTCGACTATGAAGAAAGTCTTTTTGCCGTGTTCATCCTGGTGTTACTGCTCACCAATAGTAAACAGTACCGTATCAAAACAAACCGCAAATGGGTGCGTATCGGGTTTACCACCTTTTTTATTGCGCTGATCTCAGTATGTATTTTTGACTTTCTTAGTTTTTATTTTATAGATAAACGGCATTTTGGTATCGATTTTACCTGGCAGCAATCTATTTATTACAGTTTGAAAAGTTTCCTGCTTTTTTCTGATGACGAGCTGGTGCCCAAAACTTCTTTCGGACGCGACTTTATCAACATCACCAAATTCCTGGGTGTTTGTTCCTGGAGCCTGCTGATCTATTCGCTTTTGCGCCCCAGGATCTTTAGCCATCATCAGCCCGATCCGCGCACGGAACTGGAAATGGCGAAGGAAATACTGGAAGAGCACGGAAGCTCTGCTGTTGACTATTTCAAAACAACTCCCGATAAACAGCTATTCTTTTCAGACCTTACGGATGCCTTTGTGGCCTACCGGGTGGCAAATGATTTTGCTGCCGTATTGGAAGAGCCCGTGTGCGCGGCAGAAGATAAGGCAGAAGTAATTGAAGAGTTTGAACGTTTTTGCAAGCAAAAGGGATTAAAGACGGTCTACTACCGGGTGGATGAAAGCAGCCTGTTCTATTTTTCGGATTTAAAGAAGATGAAGATTTTTATTGGCCAGGAGGCGATCATGGAAATTGCAAAATTTTCATTGGAAGGTAAAGACCGGAAATCGCTGCGTAATGGGCTAAACAGTTTACAAAAGAAAGGGTACCGCACGGAAGTGGTCAAAGCACCGCATACAAAGGAATTTGTTGCTGCATTACAGGAGGTCTCCGATGAATGGCTGGATAAATTTGAAAAGAGGGAAATGGTCTTTTCCCAGGGGATGTTCGATTCTGATGAAATGCTGGGGCAGGATGTTGTTGTGGTGAAAGATGATAATGGCGTCGTACAGTCGTTCTTGAATATTATCAGGGATTATACACCCGAAGAATGTACGTATGATTTAATAAGAAAACGTCTGGAAGCGCCGGGGGGCTGTATGGATGCGATGATCGTGAAACTGGCGGAGTTCGCGAAAGAAAAAAAATATAGATACCTGAACCTGGGTATGATCCCGCTGAACGGAATAGAGCAGCCGGATAACCCCGCGGAACAGCTTATCAAATATGCCTCCAGGCGGATCGGAAGTTTTAAGCATTATCAAACCTTGCGGGATTTTAAGGAAAAATATGCAACGATCTGGGAGAATAAATACATGATCTTCGAAAATGATTTCGATCTGCTGCAGATCCCGGGCGCGTTAAGAAAAGCAATGAGGCCGGAGGGGAGTGTAAAATAA
- a CDS encoding four helix bundle protein translates to MKSYKDLNIYQEAHRLALLVHRLSMKLPKFELYEEGSQVRRSAKAVSTAIVEGYGRKRYKADFIRFLV, encoded by the coding sequence ATGAAAAGTTATAAGGATTTAAACATCTATCAAGAAGCGCATCGCCTTGCCTTATTAGTTCACAGATTAAGTATGAAACTTCCAAAATTTGAATTGTATGAGGAAGGAAGCCAGGTCAGAAGATCTGCAAAGGCAGTATCAACGGCTATTGTAGAAGGATATGGAAGAAAAAGATACAAAGCAGATTTTATCAGGTTTCTTGTCTAA
- a CDS encoding AcvB/VirJ family lysyl-phosphatidylglycerol hydrolase, whose amino-acid sequence MIKFFLIGLLSATSLFSKAQELPLKTWKGNDRNPLVLYISGDGGFNTFTNGFCASVNKKGYTVTALNSRSYFWSKISPEQAAAAISAYIDDAFKSRAGQQLILLGYSFGGDVSPFIINRLSASAKKHLASVILMDPSTSTDFEIHVSDMWGKPKKRSMDVIAEINKMGNHKTAIILGEDGKDFPLRSVSLKNFRSERLPGGHHFAGNTDGLAATIQKYM is encoded by the coding sequence ATGATAAAATTTTTTTTAATAGGGTTGCTTTCGGCAACAAGTTTATTTTCGAAGGCACAGGAGTTGCCGTTGAAAACCTGGAAGGGTAATGACAGGAACCCCCTGGTATTGTACATCAGTGGCGACGGAGGATTCAATACTTTTACCAATGGGTTTTGCGCTTCGGTAAACAAAAAAGGATATACCGTAACGGCGCTGAATTCCCGTTCTTACTTTTGGTCGAAGATATCGCCCGAACAGGCTGCAGCCGCTATTTCAGCCTATATCGATGATGCGTTTAAGAGCCGGGCTGGTCAGCAATTGATCCTCCTGGGGTATTCCTTTGGGGGGGATGTAAGTCCGTTTATTATCAACCGGCTATCCGCCTCGGCAAAGAAGCACCTGGCTAGTGTTATATTAATGGATCCCTCCACTTCAACCGATTTTGAGATCCATGTGTCGGATATGTGGGGAAAGCCCAAAAAAAGAAGCATGGATGTTATTGCAGAGATCAATAAAATGGGAAATCATAAAACAGCCATTATCCTGGGCGAGGATGGTAAAGATTTTCCATTGCGATCCGTATCCTTAAAGAATTTCAGGAGTGAGCGGTTGCCCGGTGGTCATCATTTCGCCGGAAATACAGACGGGCTGGCAGCAACCATTCAGAAATATATGTGA
- a CDS encoding DUF4421 domain-containing protein, which produces MARFRLKILLVCSLVTGVLGSRAQDTRDAAFVRRYEKGNVIEWNTGDYSSTFNFQGFAKHPSNFMLAANSNWYTGFFLNYKWVALQYNWGIPGTELDNKVKLKHTSFAFTYRRPKISINPFYDFYNGLLLQKRRRSRNFDAFRDMRYYTTGAKLMYYTNTGKFSYQAGSTFGEQQVRSAGGIIVTATPQWQRINWVSPNRSLIKDSLTYTLLSSDPQWVSLIAGAGYNYNFSIDKGKWIVSPAATISAGGLKEVNNHNLIQAVFSLQGWINAGYSGRNWYSYVNAHVQYQQTNLIIKKLNGYGDGVSVTAGYRFHSLPKKILGIL; this is translated from the coding sequence GTGGCTCGTTTTAGATTGAAGATACTATTGGTGTGCAGTTTGGTAACTGGCGTTTTGGGCTCCCGGGCTCAGGACACCCGCGACGCTGCTTTTGTCCGGAGATATGAAAAAGGCAATGTGATCGAATGGAACACGGGTGATTATTCCTCTACGTTTAATTTTCAGGGTTTTGCCAAACATCCCTCCAATTTTATGCTGGCGGCTAATTCCAACTGGTACACCGGCTTCTTTTTAAATTATAAATGGGTGGCCCTGCAATATAACTGGGGTATCCCGGGAACGGAGCTCGACAATAAGGTTAAATTAAAACATACTTCTTTTGCGTTTACTTACCGGCGCCCGAAAATCAGCATCAACCCCTTTTACGATTTCTATAACGGGCTGCTGCTGCAAAAAAGGAGACGATCCCGAAATTTTGATGCGTTCCGGGACATGCGTTATTATACGACGGGCGCAAAGCTGATGTATTACACCAATACCGGTAAATTCTCTTACCAGGCAGGGTCCACATTTGGAGAACAGCAGGTACGATCGGCAGGGGGCATTATTGTTACGGCAACACCGCAATGGCAACGAATTAACTGGGTAAGCCCCAACCGGTCGCTGATCAAAGATTCGCTTACCTATACCTTACTGTCCTCCGATCCGCAATGGGTGAGTTTAATTGCGGGCGCGGGCTACAACTATAATTTTTCAATTGACAAGGGCAAATGGATCGTATCTCCGGCGGCAACAATATCGGCAGGAGGGCTAAAGGAAGTGAATAACCACAACCTCATTCAGGCGGTCTTTAGTTTACAAGGATGGATCAATGCAGGGTATAGTGGCCGGAACTGGTATAGCTATGTTAATGCTCATGTTCAATACCAGCAAACCAACCTGATTATCAAAAAGCTTAACGGGTATGGCGACGGTGTGAGTGTTACGGCAGGCTACCGGTTCCATTCGCTGCCTAAGAAGATATTGGGGATATTGTGA
- a CDS encoding sensor histidine kinase, translating to MILSKKRIGVIAEILFLLLVTALIVACFIQQHWWWGIAGLPFWIYAIARIINSTEKTDKIVLEFVEAIKYNDYSKNYNTAQATGDIKKLLIGLNSITDRFKTINKERKAESIYLQTILETVGIGIISFDDNTGAIDWMNESFKKITDIPYFRNIGALEKRNPAFLDLLLTLEPGQSQVFNFRKGLLDEKLLITATFFTTNGKTDKLVSLQNVEETLDETESIAWQKLLNVMTHEIMNSVAPISSLADTLKKQLEPAENGANPHIDPDDLRLGLETIKKRSEGLQRFAITYRNLNKITKPVLKKVLVSEIFDNLQNLMQPTLDQKNIELDVILKDPFLSIQADTSLVEQVLINLMTNAIEAVKSSSHPRIVLSALIDGEKACVKVADNGMGIPASIAEQIFIPFFSTRKNGNGIGLSLCKQIMLLHKGNIQMKSKEGEGTVFLLHF from the coding sequence ATGATATTGAGTAAAAAACGCATCGGGGTCATTGCCGAAATCTTATTCCTGCTCCTGGTAACCGCACTAATAGTTGCCTGCTTTATACAGCAGCACTGGTGGTGGGGCATAGCGGGCCTTCCCTTCTGGATCTACGCCATTGCCCGCATCATTAACAGCACCGAAAAAACAGATAAGATCGTTCTTGAATTTGTAGAAGCCATAAAGTATAACGACTACAGTAAAAATTACAATACAGCCCAGGCTACCGGCGATATCAAAAAATTATTAATAGGCCTAAACTCGATCACCGACCGTTTTAAAACAATTAATAAAGAGCGAAAAGCAGAGAGTATTTACCTGCAAACCATCCTGGAAACCGTTGGGATCGGTATTATCTCTTTTGATGACAATACGGGCGCCATCGATTGGATGAACGAATCATTTAAAAAAATTACGGACATTCCCTATTTCAGGAATATCGGGGCATTGGAAAAAAGAAATCCTGCTTTCCTGGACCTATTGCTGACGCTGGAGCCGGGGCAGTCGCAGGTATTTAATTTCAGGAAAGGATTGCTGGATGAAAAGTTGTTGATCACCGCCACATTTTTTACAACAAATGGCAAAACCGATAAATTAGTATCGTTGCAAAATGTAGAAGAAACGCTCGACGAAACAGAATCCATAGCCTGGCAAAAACTGCTGAACGTGATGACGCACGAGATCATGAATTCTGTTGCGCCTATTTCCTCCCTGGCCGATACCTTAAAAAAACAACTGGAACCGGCGGAAAACGGCGCCAATCCGCATATTGATCCCGATGACCTGCGACTGGGATTGGAAACGATCAAAAAAAGAAGCGAAGGACTGCAGCGCTTTGCCATCACCTACCGCAACCTGAATAAGATCACCAAGCCGGTGCTGAAAAAAGTATTGGTCAGTGAAATTTTCGACAACCTGCAGAACCTGATGCAACCCACGTTGGATCAAAAAAATATTGAACTGGATGTGATCCTGAAGGATCCGTTTCTTTCTATCCAGGCCGACACCAGCCTGGTAGAGCAGGTGCTCATCAACTTAATGACCAATGCCATTGAAGCGGTAAAAAGCAGCTCCCACCCCCGCATTGTACTGTCAGCATTGATCGACGGAGAAAAAGCCTGCGTAAAAGTTGCAGACAACGGAATGGGCATTCCTGCATCCATTGCAGAGCAAATATTTATTCCTTTTTTCAGCACCCGAAAAAATGGTAACGGCATCGGCCTGAGTCTTTGCAAACAGATCATGCTATTGCATAAAGGCAACATTCAAATGAAAAGTAAGGAAGGAGAAGGCACGGTTTTTTTGTTGCATTTTTGA